The Hymenobacter oligotrophus genome segment GCCACGCCGAGGAAGTAGCCCTCGAAAAGCAGAGCTACCTTACCATTGGCTCGCCCGATTTGGCCTTGGCCGAAGATTTCAGCCAACTGTTGCGCAACCGCTACGTGAAAGCCCACGCCGCCGCCGACCTCGACGGCATTGAGTACTGCGCCGTGATGAAAAACATCATAGCCCTGACCTGCGGCATTGCCCACGGCCTCGGCTACGGCGACAACTTTCAGGCGGTGCTGGTATCGAATGCGGTGCAGGAAATCCGCCGCTTCCTGTACGCCCTCAACCCGCAGCCCCGCGACCTGTCAGCCTCGGCGTACCTAGGCGATTTGCTCGTAACGGCCTATTCGCAGTTTTCGCGCAACCGCACCTTCGGCAACATGGTGGGCCGCGGCTACTCCGTAAAATCGGCGCAGATGGAAATGAACATGGTGGCCGAGGGCTACTACGCCGTCAAGAGCATTTACGAGGTGAACAAGGACCTGCGCGTGAACATGCCTATTACGGCCGCCGCGTACCACGTGCTTTACGAGAAGATTGCGCCTGCTATTGAGCTGGAGATTTTGAAAGAGAAGTTTAAGTAGCAGATGTAGCGATTAGCATTTGGCACCTGGGGTATTGCCTCAGGTGCCGCTGCAGCGTCAGCAGCCATTATACTGAGCAGCCTGGTGTTGTTCGATCAACAATTCATCCTAGGTCCACCTCAACAAAGAGTTACTATTCACCCACCACTTGGCTTTCAATCGCAGGCCAACCCGGGCCCAGATCCGCTGGGGTTTTACACTTTTTAGGCTTCATGCAAGCCGCTACCATAGCGGCCGTCATTGCTTTGCTTACCTGGGTTGCGGCGGTAGTGCTGCATATGCGCTTGCCTAAGCAAGAGCGGTTTTCGCCTTATTGGCTAGCAGGGCTTTTGGTATTGCTGCTGCCTTTAGCTGTAAGCATACTGTTGCGTGCCTGAGGCAAAGTATGGCCCTTGCGTAATGTAGTATTAGCCGCTGCAAAGTGCCGAAATACAACTACTACCGAAGGGCTTTCCGTAGTACCCTCTGACACTAAAGAAAACACCACATGGCCACCTGGGGACACCGCAACTTCGACAACGACACGGCCGCCGATTTTGCCGGCGACTTCCGCAAGCAGCCCAACGAGGCCATGCTGCTGGCCGCTTTGGCAACGGTATCCGAGGCCGAAGACGACGAACGCATTGAGGCCGCCGAAGCCAGCGAAGCCTTGGCTGCTGCCGAAATTGTGGCCGCCATCCTAGGGAAACCCACGCGCGATTTTCCGGCCGATGTAATTCCGGTTATTGTCAAAATGAACCCCGGCGAAAGCGAAGACCTGCGCGAGCTGGCCCAGGAGGCCGTGGAGGCCGTGTTGCGCCGCTCCGATTTGCAGGCCCATTGGGCCAAGCAGGGCGAGGCGGTCGAGGGTTGGGTGCAGGTGC includes the following:
- a CDS encoding NAD(P)H-dependent glycerol-3-phosphate dehydrogenase; the encoded protein is MEKIAMIGGGSWATALTKILSENGARVSWWLRHKDDVQHLRTTRHNPRYLSSVAFDMTRVFPSSDIEDVVKEADWVVLAVPAAFVKEALDKLDRDALKNKRVISAIKGMIPGRNELVTDYVCERFKVVREKLGVVAGPCHAEEVALEKQSYLTIGSPDLALAEDFSQLLRNRYVKAHAAADLDGIEYCAVMKNIIALTCGIAHGLGYGDNFQAVLVSNAVQEIRRFLYALNPQPRDLSASAYLGDLLVTAYSQFSRNRTFGNMVGRGYSVKSAQMEMNMVAEGYYAVKSIYEVNKDLRVNMPITAAAYHVLYEKIAPAIELEILKEKFK
- a CDS encoding DUF4259 domain-containing protein, whose translation is MATWGHRNFDNDTAADFAGDFRKQPNEAMLLAALATVSEAEDDERIEAAEASEALAAAEIVAAILGKPTRDFPADVIPVIVKMNPGESEDLRELAQEAVEAVLRRSDLQAHWAKQGEAVEGWVQVQQDLLHRLQ